The Paenibacillus pabuli DNA segment AACGCAGTGTAATGATTTCAAATGGTGTGAACGATAGCGTGATCTTAGATGGATCTGTCATCGGGATCGGAGAAATAATATTTTCCATCAAATCAGCTATCCATGCCTCAGCGGCATCGAATCCAAGATGAATAACCGTATTGGCATGTGTTCCCGAAGTTTCATACAAGCGAACGATGATCTCATCCCCATCTTCTGCTTTTTTGACGGACTCCACCATGACGTGTGCATGTTCCGGTTGCAGGAAGGACTTTGATAATGGAATATCTCCAGCCTGCTTATTCCCTACAGAGGACAAGGAAATCATCCGCAGAGGAATGTTCAGTTCATTGCCTCTTCGATAGATCTCGGCTTGAACATGATTTCCTTGATGCGGAAATAGTGAATAAGTAAAAGCATGTTCCGTACGATCTGCTTCCGGATCAGGATACGAACTGCTGCGAAGCAGGTTAAGGTCAAGCACATTATCCATGGACCTGTGACCATACTTGCAATCATTGAGTAACGCCACTCCATAATCGGGCTCCGATAGATCTATCCACTGGTGGGCACAGATCTCATCTTTGGCAAAATCCCACGTTGTATTGCGATGGGTCGGTCTGGACAGACTCCCAAACTGGATTTCACAATGAACCTGTTCTGTACGGACATTCACTGGGAATGACGTGCGAAGCATCTTGGCGTTTTCTCGCCAATGCACATTCGTTTCAAAATCGATTCGCCTGCTGCCCTCAGTAAGAATAACGCTCTGGGTAAACTCGGATTCTCCATATCTGTATTGAAAGATTAGTCCAACCCTTGGCCCTTCGCGAAGCTCACGAATGTCATGCAGTGTTAGCGGTATACCCTGATTCACTGCATAGTCATGGCTAAAGTCCCAAGCGTCTCCTTCATCATGATACACACGCAGTTTATTTCCCTGTTCTCCTTGAGGAATGATTTCTCGCGATTCTGCTTTATCCAAGATTGAGATGATGGCACCTTCCTGATCAAACTTTACGATGAATGCGTCGTTCTCTATGATTCGTTCTTCCACATTTACATGTAACTCTGAACCCAGTGTTCCCGATCCAAATTCAATGTAAGTTCCGACCTTACGGGTGGTACTCTCGTTAGGATATTCTGGTAGAACTGCGTATCCCATGGAGGGAACCTGAACCTTAATCCACCGTCCTTGGATATTAAGCCATTCTTGTCGCTGCCAAGGCAATGAATTAAACACCACTGTAGATTCCTCCGATGTGGACATATGGCTGGAAGCGAACTGATCCGCCAAACTGCTATAGGTGTTTGCAATCATGTTCTCTGTCTGGATCAATAGTTCTTCGTATCTGGCGAGTGATTCATCATATACCCGTTTAATTGAAGATCCCGGGAGGATATCATGAAATTGGTACAATAAGACTTCCTTCCATATGGTTTCGAGTGTACCGGAGGGATAACCCCTTCCTAACTGGGCTGCCGCCAGAACGGAGGCGAATTCCAATTCACGCAATGCTTTCTCCATTTTTCGGTTATACCGCTTGCTTCGCGCTTGACTGGTCAAGGTGCCCTGATGCTTCTCTAGATACAGCTCCCCACGCCACGTCTGGAATTTCTCTCGTTCACCATGGAGCTTTTCGAAGAATGCCCAGGAAGGCTCCTGGACTACGGGAGATAATCCCAACAGGTTCTTGGTCCGTGCGAGCCGTTCCAGATGCTCTTCTCCCGGTCCGCCTCCCCCATCTCCTATCCCGAAGAGCATCAGCGCATGTTCGGATACATTTTTATCGAGATATTTCTGCTCTGCATTGGCAATGGAACGAGGTGCTGCCGGACTGTTATACGTATCCTCGGGAGGCATATGCGTTAATATCGCTGAGCCATCAATCCCTTCCCACATAAACGAATGGTGGGGATGTTGATTGTACTCACTCCAGGAGAGCTTCTGGGTCATCATGTAATCGACTCCGGATTTCTTCAATAACTGGGGCAAGCTTGCCGAATAACCAAATACGTCAGGCATCCAAAGTGATCTCATTTCCAACCCGAACTCTTCTTGAAAATAGCGTTTGCCATACAGAATCTGCCGAACAAGAGATTCACCACCAGGCACATTTGTATCCGACTCAACCCACATGGCTCCCTGAGGTTCCCATCTGCCTTCACGCACTCGTTCCTTGATTTGATCATATAATTTGGGGTAATGCTGCTTCATCCAATCGTACAGCTGGGGCTGACTTGCACCAAATACATAATCGGGATAACGTTCCATCATGCGAAGCACGGTCGAGAACGTTCTGGCACCCTTTCGGATCGTCTCACGGATCGGCCATAACCACGCCAAATCGATATGTGCATGACCTACGGCGCTCAACGTTAAGACCGGATCCCCACCTTGTAAACTGAGCTGTTCATCCGTTCGTTTCTTCGCTAGCCGGATACGCTCTTCCGAAAAATCAGTCAGCTGCAACGATACGTCATAGAGTGTCTGATATATTCTTTCCTTGCGCGCTGATCCGGTGGGCAGATGTTCTGCAGTTTCCAGGAGAACCTCAGTGTCGTAGTACAAATTGCGAATGTCTTCCCGACAGACCGCGATAACGGCTTCTC contains these protein-coding regions:
- a CDS encoding alpha-mannosidase, with product MPYEPIRPERLKQMLNKLRDAIYEPITELEVKAWVSPEPVSYESRMSGKQVNLHQGEHWGELWDCAWFRFAGKFPTRDEVNAYERIVLLLDVSGELCLVDHEGTPVQGLTTINSEFDFSLGLPGKRVVELSKGYVSGDDIEVWADAGNNDLFGKYQGGTLREAVIAVCREDIRNLYYDTEVLLETAEHLPTGSARKERIYQTLYDVSLQLTDFSEERIRLAKKRTDEQLSLQGGDPVLTLSAVGHAHIDLAWLWPIRETIRKGARTFSTVLRMMERYPDYVFGASQPQLYDWMKQHYPKLYDQIKERVREGRWEPQGAMWVESDTNVPGGESLVRQILYGKRYFQEEFGLEMRSLWMPDVFGYSASLPQLLKKSGVDYMMTQKLSWSEYNQHPHHSFMWEGIDGSAILTHMPPEDTYNSPAAPRSIANAEQKYLDKNVSEHALMLFGIGDGGGGPGEEHLERLARTKNLLGLSPVVQEPSWAFFEKLHGEREKFQTWRGELYLEKHQGTLTSQARSKRYNRKMEKALRELEFASVLAAAQLGRGYPSGTLETIWKEVLLYQFHDILPGSSIKRVYDESLARYEELLIQTENMIANTYSSLADQFASSHMSTSEESTVVFNSLPWQRQEWLNIQGRWIKVQVPSMGYAVLPEYPNESTTRKVGTYIEFGSGTLGSELHVNVEERIIENDAFIVKFDQEGAIISILDKAESREIIPQGEQGNKLRVYHDEGDAWDFSHDYAVNQGIPLTLHDIRELREGPRVGLIFQYRYGESEFTQSVILTEGSRRIDFETNVHWRENAKMLRTSFPVNVRTEQVHCEIQFGSLSRPTHRNTTWDFAKDEICAHQWIDLSEPDYGVALLNDCKYGHRSMDNVLDLNLLRSSSYPDPEADRTEHAFTYSLFPHQGNHVQAEIYRRGNELNIPLRMISLSSVGNKQAGDIPLSKSFLQPEHAHVMVESVKKAEDGDEIIVRLYETSGTHANTVIHLGFDAAEAWIADLMENIISPIPMTDPSKITLSFTPFEIITLRLKLLQV